A window of the Lolium perenne isolate Kyuss_39 chromosome 7, Kyuss_2.0, whole genome shotgun sequence genome harbors these coding sequences:
- the LOC127317311 gene encoding tyrosine decarboxylase-like: MNGGTKQNGTGAVVVDTAPPQRNFLDGEEFRRQGHQVIEFIAEYYGRIGDYPVNPRVTPGFLRNRLPADPPSRPEPDAFSSALEDIRDVILPGMTHWQSPRHLAHFPASSSTVGALGEALAAGINVVPFTWAASPAATELEMVVVDWLGKALHLPASLLFAGGGGGTLLGTSCEAILCAVVAARDQKLAEVGGKRIGDLVVYCSDQTHFAFRKAARIAGIQREHCREIATCHDDMFALSPTELQACIQADVDAGLVPLFLCATVGTTQTTAVDPIGELCAVASQHGVWVHVDAAYAGSALVCPEFGDVVEGVELVDSFSMNAHKWLLANNDCCAMWVKEPRALVAALGTEQEYILRDAASEGHEVVDYKDWTMTLTRRFRALKLWLVLRCYGTDGLREHIRSHVRMAEGLEAMVRADARFEVVTTRRFALVCFRLRPLQSMGGEKTANDINRALLEQVNAVSLGPYVSSAKVGGMYLLRCAVGSTLTEERHVKDAWRVVQDQASAILAKMERLYKDLLKLPYPSY, from the coding sequence ATGAACGGTGGAACCAAGCAGAATGGCACGGGCGCGGTGGTAGTAGACACGGCGCCGCCCCAGAGAAACTTCCTCGACGGTGAGGAATTCCGGCGCCAGGGCCACCAGGTTATCGAGTTCATTGCCGAGTACTATGGACGCATAGGCGACTACCCCGTGAACCCCAGGGTTACCCCTGGCTTCCTGCGCAACCGGCTCCCGGCTGACCCGCCGTCGCGCCCGGAGCCGGACGCCTTCAGCTCGGCGCTGGAGGACATCCGCGACGTCATCCTCCCCGGCATGACGCACTGGCAGAGCCCTCGGCACTTGGCGCACTTCCCGGCGTCAAGCAGCACCGTGGGCGCCCTCGGGGAGGCGCTCGCTGCAGGCATCAACGTCGTCCCGTTCACGTGGGCCGCCTCGCCGGCCGCCACCGAgctggagatggtggtggtggactGGCTGGGGAAAGCGCTGCACCTGCCGGCGAGCCTCCTGTTCGCCGGTGGCGGCGGGGGCACGCTGCTGGGCACCTCGTGCGAGGCCATACTGTGCGCTGTGGTGGCGGCGAGGGACCAGAAGCTGGCCGAGGTGGGCGGGAAGAGAATCGGCGACCTGGTGGTGTACTGCTCCGACCAGACCCACTTCGCGTTCCGCAAGGCCGCACGCATCGCCGGGATCCAGCGTGAGCACTGCCGCGAGATAGCAACATGCCACGACGACATGTTCGCGCTGTCGCCCACGGAGCTGCAAGCCTGTATCCAGGCGGACGTCGACGCCGGGCTGGTGCCGCTGTTCCTGTGCGCGACGGTGGGGACGACCCAGACGACCGCCGTGGATCCCATCGGCGAGCTGTGCGCCGTGGCGTCGCAGCACGGCGTGTGGGTACACGTGGACGCGGCCTACGCCGGGTCGGCGCTCGTGTGCCCGGAGTTCGGCGACGTGGTGGAGGGCGTGGAACTGGTGGACTCGTTCAGCATGAACGCTCACAAGTGGCTCCTGGCCAACAACGACTGCTGCGCGATGTGGGTGAAGGAGCCGCGCGCGCTGGTGGCGGCGCTGGGGACGGAGCAGGAGTACATCCTCCGGGAcgcggcgtcggaggggcacgAGGTGGTGGACTACAAGGACTGGACCATGACGCTCACCCGCCGGTTCCGGGCGCTCAAGCTGTGGCTCGTGCTGCGCTGCTACGGGACGGACGGCCTGCGCGAGCACATCCGCTCGCACGTCCGCATGGCGGAGGGGCTGGAAGCCATGGTGAGAGCCGACGCGAGGTTCGAGGTGGTGACAACCAGGAGGTTCGCGCTGGTGTGCTTCCGCCTCCGGCCGCTTCAGAGCATGGGCGGCGAGAAGACGGCCAATGACATCAACCGTGCCCTGCTAGAGCAGGTGAACGCGGTGAGCTTGGGGCCCTACGTCAGCTCCGCCAAGGTCGGTGGCATGTACTTGCTCAGGTGCGCCGTGGGAAGTACACTGACGGAGGAGCGGCACGTCAAGGATGCGTGGAGGGTCGTCCAGGATCAGGCATCAGCAATCCTTGCTAAAATGGAAAGGTTATATAAGGATCTACTCAAACTTCCTTATCCCTCCTATTAA
- the LOC139833597 gene encoding uncharacterized protein — MTDHDYCAKIKSLADALGDVGVTVSEETLVLTVLGGLNEQFSHLRSFLPFQSPFPTFLQTRSALVLEEAKKKTDVKNATASALWASGNIIQPPPAGRDGGSGSTDPRPPSSCQPGLFIKIGRGGGTGGRRGRGGCHGHGCENNLPWMFNSWTGLPTRGAQQHKQNHLTPLEPRWHAPL; from the coding sequence ATGACCGACCACGACTACTGCGCCAAGATCAAGTCCCTCGCTGATGCTCTTGGTGATGTGGGTGTGACGGTTTCGGAAGAGACCCTCGTCCTcacggtgcttggcggcctcaacGAACAGTTTTCTCACCTTCGCTCGTTCCTTCCCTTTCAGTCGCCGTTTCCCACCTTCTTGCAGACCCGCTCGGCTCTCGTTCTCGAGGAGGCAAAGAAGAAAACCGACGTCAAGAACGCGACTGCCTCTGCTCTCTGGGCCAGCGGCAACATCATCCAACCGCCTCCAGCTGGACGCGATGGTGGCTCCGGCAGCACCGACCCCCGCCCTCCTTCATCCTGCCAGCCTGGCCTCTTCATCAAAATTGGCCGTGGTGGGGGCACCGGTGGTCGCCGTGGTCGCGGTGGGTGTCATGGCCATGGATGTGAAAACAACCTCCCTTGGATGTTCAATTCTTGGACCGGTCTCCCGACACGGGGCGCTCAGCAGCACAAGCAGAACCATCTCACGCCGTTGGAGCCGCGTTGGCACGCGcctctgtaa